The segment TTGTAGAAAATTTATCAGTTAATCATGATCACTTAGAGTTGATCAACCAAACAAGAGAAGGTCAATATCCATTTGCTGTGATATTAAGCTGCATGGATTCACGCACATCAGTTGAATTGATATTTGACCAGGGCCTGGGTGATCTGTTCAGTATCAGGATTGCAGGAAACATTGTTAACAACGACATCATTGCTAGTATTGAATATGCTGTTAAGTATGTCGGTTCAAAAGTATTAATGGTGTTGGGGCATACAGAATGCGGCGCTATTAAAAGTGCGAAAGCCGGCGTAGAAGACGGACATATTACTGATCTGTTGAAACGTATACAACCTTCTATCAGCAAGGCTATGCTGAAAGATGAACACGATCACATGTTTACCGATAATGTTGCTTATGCAAACGTTGAAAATAGTCTTGAAGAAATACTCACACGCAGCAGTATTGTAAAAGATATGTTCGAGAAAGGCGAGATCGGCCTTGTAGGTGGGGTGTATAATATCGAAACGGGTAAAGTTGATTTCTTTAAAAATCTTACAAAGAGTAAAAAGAAGCAACAGCTAGCAGCTAAAGTATAAAACCTGATTGCTGAAAACAATTAAGATCCCAAATAAAGTATTTATAAAATGAAGATTACTACAAAATATTTAAAGACCGACCTGCTCTCAGGTATGGTTGTTTTTCTGGTGGCTTTGCCCCTTTGTTTGGGTATTGCTGTAGCCAGTGGTGCTCCTCCGTTTGCAGGAATCATCTGCGGTGTTATTGCAGGTATTGTTGTAGGCTCTTTAAGCAGCTCGAATGTAAGTGTATCGGGGCCTGCTGCCGGTCTTATTGCAATTGTGCTGGTGGCCATTAATGATTTGGGATATGAGGCGTTCCTGGTAGCTGTTATGGCTGCGGGATTGATACAGCTCATACTTGGATTTATAAAAGCAGGTACCATCTCCACTTATTTTCCTACTGCCGTTATTGAAGGGATGTTGGTGGCAATCGGTATCATCATTATTAAAAAAGAATTGCCACACGCTATTGGTTATGATAAGGCACATGAAGGTGATTGGTTTGCTTTGGAGAAAGGATCTGAGACAGGGTTTTTTACCGAGATCATTAACTCCATTAACTACGCACACTTAGGTGCAATCATTGTTACTGTTGTATCGTTAGGGATCTTGATCGCTTTCAACAAGCTTTCGTTTCTTAAAAAAATCAAAGCATTACCCGGCGCATTAGTAGTGGTGGTGGTTGGTATTGTTATCAATGAAATATTTAAAGCAACAGGATCTAACCTTGCTATTTCACAAGATCATTTGGTGACATTGCCTACTGCTTCATCAGTAAGTGAATTTTTCGGACAATTTATTACGCCTGATTTTTCAGCAGTCACTGATACGAAAGTGTGGATCGTTGGACTTACTATTGCTATTGTGGCAAGTATTGAAACACTGTTATGTCTGGAAGCAGGTGATAAAATGGATCCTTTAAAACGGTATTCAAGTGCAAATACAGAATTGAAAGCACAGGGTATTGGTAATATTCTTTCAGGATTAGTTGGAGGGTTACCAATGACTTCAGTAATCGTAAGAACAACAGCTAACATAAATTCAGGAGCTAAAACAAAACTTTCAGCTATAGCGCATGGTGTATTTCTATTGCTCACAGTAGTAGCCATACCTTTTTTGCTGAATAAAATACCAATGGCCTGTTTGGCAGCCATTTTAATTATGATCGGTATGCGTTTGGCAAGTGCAAAAGTTTTCAAACACATGTGGCATAACGGTAAGCATCAATTTATTCCGTTTATTGTAACTGTTGTGGCGGTTGTATTTACTGACTTGCTGAAAGGTGTTGGTGTTGGTCTGGCAGTAAGTGTTATTTTCATTCTTCGTGGAAATATGAAACTTGCTTACTTCTTTAAAAAGGAAAAGCATAAGGAAGGCGAAACAATTTATATTGACCTTGCACAGGAAGTTTCTTTCTTAAACAAAGCTGCTATAAAGCAAACATTGGCCCATTTACCAGAAAACAGTAATGTAGTTATTGATGCAGCCAATACAGTTTATATAGATTTTGATGTATTAGAACTTATCCGTGACTTTTTGGACTTTGGTTCAAAAGACAAAAACATTACGGTAACATTGCGAAACTTTAAAGAAGCTTACAGAATGGCCGATGCGGTGCATGTGCATTCTCAAAAAAATGGTACACCTGTAGGAATCGGAACAACAGAGCCCGAAAAAATACTGGAATCACAAAAAAATTAAGATGGATAAAAACCAACAAGCCATCTTGTCAAATCAAAAACAAAATGAAATACATATAAGCTTTCATGAAGAGCATGTACTGCATGAGTTGAAACATTTTCTTCCATCGCAACAAGCGCTGAAAGATTTCATTCATCATAATTCTTTACATGCTTTTCAACACCTGAAGTTTTATGAGGCCATTTTTAAAGCATCAAAAATTTTCGGCTTCCAGGTAAGTCTTCAACTCTCGGAGTTTCGACAGCTTTACAAAACAGGAAGAATAAGAGAAGATATTCTTGACATGATCCTTGCCACTAAAAAAGGCAAGGATCATTTATTTTTATGGAAACAGAAATTGATTGAAGTCAACTACGACACGATCAACCACCCAAGGATCGGACAACTGCGGAAATATTGGAAAGAGGCTTATGCTTTTGATCTTGACAATAATGTACATCCTTTATTATTTCGTATCCTCTGCAGTTTTTTAGACCAGGGTATTGCTATTACAGCATTCCCGTTTGCAAACAAAAGTTTTACAGAAAGTATAAAAGAACTGGAGCGAACCAGCCTCGTCAGTTTTTTTAAAACAAAAGCAGTACGGAAAAAATTTCTATCCGGTGATTATTCAATCACAGAACTTTTGAAAACAATTGTTGGCAAGGAGGAGTATTTTGAACAATACCTCTTCGATCAGCAATTTGCACATCATGGCTGGAGCGGTTTTATTTCGGCAGTAGAAGATAATCCGCATACCTTGCTCGACAATAAGAAGATCACGTTCAAAGAATTGGTTGAATTTGAATTGCTCATGGAGCTGGATGCACTCAATGATGTATTTGGTTCAAACTGGCAGCCTTTGACCAATCATGTAACAGCGCCGCCTCTTTATCTTTTTGCCGAGGTACCTAAAACAGAATTAGCTGAAGTAATTGAACTGTGGCAGGATGCATTTGAATGGAGTTATTATGATTCGGTATTGAAAGGAATATTAATCGCAGAAGATAAGAGAGAATTGCAGCAGAATGGAGATGCTGCCATCCCATCAACAAAAAACACGCCTTCATTTCAAGCCATTTTCTGTATTGATGAACGGGAGGATTCTATTCGCCGCCATATTGAAGCAGTTGACAAAAAAGCAGAAACATTTGGTGCACCAGGTTTTTTTGGTGTTGAATTTTATTTTCAGCAACAGGGCAGTAAGTTTTATGATAAACTTTGTCCAGCACCTGTTACACCAAAATATCTAATTAAAGAATCAGATGCAAAGGCCGTAAGACAAGAAGAACTGATCTACACCAAACATACACATGGCATTGTATCCGGCTTTTTCCTGAGCATTGGTTTTGGTTTTTGGGCTTTCGTGAAAAAGATCGAAATGTTGTTTCGTCCGAAAATGAGTCCTGCCATTTCAAATGCATATGGGCATATGGACAAACAATCAACACTCAGCATCGAGAATAAAAATCCAAACGATACAGAGAATGGATTACAGATCGGTTACACGGTTGATGAAATGGCTGCAAGAGCAGAAGGCTTTTTACGGGGTATTGGAATGATAAAACGTTTTGCGCCCATCGTTTACATTATTGCGCATGGCAGCAGCAGTGCAAACAATCCACATCACGGTGCACATGATTGTGGTGCATGCAGTGGAAGACCCGGTGCAACCAATGCAAGAGTACAGGCCTTTATTTTAAATCATAAAACAGTAAGAGAAATATTAGCAGCAAAGGGAATTATTATTCCTGCTGAAACACAGTTTTTGGGTTGTATGCATGATACGGCTGCGGATGTAATGGCTTACTATGATGAAAATGTATTAAGTGAGGAAAATGCGAAAGCGCATTTCATCAACATTCAGAATTTTGAAACGGCTTTAAATCTGAATGCAAAAGAAAGAAGCAGAAGATTTGCATCCATTAATACCAAACAGGAATTAGAGCAGGTACGTAAAGCAATACACAGCCGTTCAGTTTCTTTGTTCGAACCAAGACCGGAGTTAGGTCACGGTACCAATACATTGGCCATCATTGGTCGCAGACAAATGACCAAAGGATTATTTCTTGACCGTCGTGCTTTTCTCAATAGTTATGATCATACCACTGATGCAGACGGTACCATCCTCTCTGCAGTCATGCGACCCATTGGATTGGTTTGTGGCGGTATCAATCTTGAATATTATTTTTCAAGAGTTGATAATATCAAAATGGGTGCCGGCACCAAGCTTCCGCATAATGTGATGGGTTTGTTTGGAGTTGCCAACAGCAGCGATGGTGATTTGAGACCCGGGCTTCCATGGCAAATGATCGAAGTGCATGATCCTGTACGTTTAATGGTGATTGTTGAACACAAACCGGAGATTGTTTTAAAAGCGATCCAATCTTCACCTGAAGTATTTGAATGGTATAAAAATGAATGGGTGCATATTGTCGCACTTGATCCCGAAGAAAAACAGTTTTACTATTTTAAGAATGGTGCGTTTAGTAAGTATGAACCTGTTACAGCTTCCGGTGAAATAAAAACCATCCATAACATGGTACAGTTTATTGAAGGCGCAAAGGAAATGGAGACGAATCACATTGTACATGCAACGGAAGAAAACCTGCCGGTGTATTTGCTGGACTAATAATCTGCTGATTACGCCAATTGTTAACGAACTAAATAATAACTGATCACAATCGTGTAATCGGCAAGAAACATAAATGAATCAACTACTCGTCTTATTTATTGCCATACCATTCCTGGCATTTCTCATAAGCCTGTTCTGGCAAAACAAGAGTGAGAAAGCCATTGGCAAACTTGTACGCTTTACTAAAGTGCTGTACATCCTTGTTTCAGTTTCGTTTGCCATATGGTGGATGATAAACGGGCTGAAGCCGGTTAGTTATCAGCTTGCCACACTTTACCAAACCGATCATTTTGTCTTTGCCTTTGAATTGTTTTATGATGAAGTAACTGCAGTGTTCAGCGTAATTGGTGCGTTGTTGTTTTTTCTTGTTGCAACGTTCAGCAAGTATTACATGCACCGTGACCAAGGCTACAAACGTTTTTTCAATACCATTTTATTATTTGCTGCAGGCTATAACTTTATTATTCTGTCTGGAAATTTTGAAACACTGTTCATCGGTTGGGAGATAAAAGGTGTTTGTTCTTTTTTACTCATTGCATTTTACCGGAACCGTTATCTGCCGGTGAAGAATGCATTCAAGGCTATTTCCTATTACCGCATCAGTGATGTATCGTTAATGCTTGCTATGTGGATGATGCATCATCTTACACAGCAAAACATTTTATTTTCTGAATTAAGTAATGCAAAAGTATTAGCTGTACAAACCGGTAATACAGCCATGGCTGCATTTATTGTTTGTATGTTGATATTGCCGGCTGCCATTAAATCAGCTCAGATTCCTTTCACTTCCTGGTTGCCCAGGGCAATGGAAGGGCCAACATCTTCGTCTGCCATTTTCTATGGTTCATTGAGTGTTCATATTGGTGTTTTCTTATTGTTACGTACGCATCCTTTCTGGGAAGATATGTTGTGGGCAAAAATTGCCATCATTGTCATTGGTGCAGCGACGGCGATTGTGGCTACATTAATTGCACGGGTGCAGCCAACAGTAAAAACGCAGATCGCTTATTCATCTGCAGCACAGATAGGGTTGATGTTTATTGAAGTGGCACTAGGGTTTCACTGGCTGGTATTGATCCATTTTGCGGGGAATGCTTTTTTACGAACATATCAGTTGTTGGTTTCTCCATCTGTACTCAACTACCTGGTGCATCACCAATATTTTCATTACACAGCACCACAACAAAAACCGGTGTCAAGACTGGCAGCAACGATCTATATGCTGGGCATTAAGGAATGGCATTTAGATCGTATGATGTTTGCTTATTTATGGAGCCCTTTTAAATGGCTTGGTAAACAGTTTGGTTTTTTACAAACGAAAATGATGCCTGGGATTGTTGCAGTTGTGGGGATAGCATTTTTTATTTTCGGCCAAACGGTTAAGATGGATATTCCTTATCAGAATTCTGCTTTACCATTGCTATTAATGAGCATTGCATTGGCTGTTATCCTGTTTGCTTTTTCTTACCGGGGTTCAGCCATAAAAGCATGGAGTTATTTATTTATTTCGCACCTGTTTCTAATTGCTGCTGTTTTATTCAATGCTGCGCATATCAACACCATTGAAATTGTGTTTTATGTCAGTGGAATAATACCTGCCTTCTTACTGGGCTATTATTGTTTGAATAAAATCAAAGCTATTGACAACGATATCTCTCTTAATCGTTTTCATGGCTATGTATACGAACAGGAAAATACAGGCTTGTTGTTTTTATTTTCAGCTATTGGTCTGCTGGGCTTTCCTGTAACAGCTGCATTTGTAGGACTTGATGTATTCTTTACCTATGTGCACAGTGATCAATATGTATTGATTGCATTGATGGCGCTAAGCCTGCTGTTTATTGAATTATCAGCTTTTCGTATTCTGCTCCGCATCTTTATGGGGCCGCATAAAAAACTTGATCACCCGGTGGCATTTCGTTCATCATAGATCCTAACTTCTTAAAAAACAAAAACCTCCCATCGGGAGGTTTTTTATTACTATGATTTTTATGATCAGATATTCAAGCCACCGCATGCACTGATGGTTTGCCCTGTAACATAACTGCTGAGATCACTTGCTAAAAACAAGGTCACATTTGCAATATCTTCTGCACTTGCAAAACGTCCCAGCGGAATGCCTGCTTTATATTTATCAGCTGCTTCGCCTTCTTTTAAATAAGAAGTCATATCGGTTTCAACAAAACCCGGAGCAATGGCATTGCAACGGATGTTACGGCTACCCAATTCTTTCGCTACACTTTTTGTAAAACCGATCACACCTGCTTTACTTGCTGCATAACTGCTCTGGCCTGCATTACCCATTTCACCAATAACACTGCTCATGTTAATGATAGAGCCGCTTCTTGCTTTCATCATTGGTTTAATGATCTGTTTGGTCATGTAAAACACAGAGTTGAGATTTACTTTGATCACATCTTCCCACTGCTCAACACTCATGCGCAAAAGCAGATTATCTTTTGAAATACCTGCGTTGTTTACACAAATGTCAACTGTTCCAAATTCTTTCAATACATCTGTAACAAAAGCTTCACAGGCAGCAAAATCACCTGCATTGCTTTGGTATGCTTTGGCTTTTACACCCAGCCCTGTAAGTTTTGCTTCAAGCGCTGTTGCTTTGTCTTTGCTGCTGTCGCTCACATAAGTGAATGCAACATTTGCACCATGTTCGGCAAACTTAATGGCAATCGCTTCACCAATACCACGTGCGGCACCGGTTACTATGGCAACTTTTCCTTCCAGTAATTTCATGTTAATGAATTTGATTGATAGTGGTCACAAATAAAAGAAATTTGTACAAGGAATAGACAATAAATGTATGCACAAAATAAAAAAACGGAACTATCAGAATGCTTACCCATAGTTTGTAATGGTAGAATTTTCGAACCCCGATTGCCACATAAATGCATAGGGGAACATAGATCAGGATACCCAAAATGTTATCACGAAAGGGCAGCATCTCATGAAACAGGGCATTTGAAATGATGTTAGTGACTGTGGTAATCAATGGCAAACATAGAAACCCCCATAATAAGAAAAACGAATTCACCTCAGCCGAAAACACCATATTGTCAAAATAAAAACGTCGCTTCATAAATCCAATAGCGTAGAAAAAAAGAGCAGTAACAGGAACCAGGATAACCAGCAGGAACTTTGATATCTTTTCACCCTTTGTATGAAATTTTTCTGAAAGCTCCTCCATTGTCATGCCGGTATTGGATAAGACCGTTTGAATTTTCTTTGCTGCATAGTTGCCATAATAATCCTGGTTGGGATAAAACTCCAGCTTCATGTTCAGTCCTTCAAAAACGGGAAATAATAAATACAGAAAGACCAGCAACAGAAAAAAAGACAAGGGCTTGAAATATTTTTTACGCACCCCATTACAGTAATCGGTCGTAATGAGACCCGGGCTCGTAAACATTGCCTTAAGCGTAGTAAACAATGTTCCTTCAAAATGCGTAATGAAATGAAGTGCCTCTGAAAAAAAATGAATGATCGATTTGTCTTCGAGTGAATAAACCTTCTCTCCACATACATTACAATACTTACCGGTAAACTGATTGCTGCAATGTTTGCAGGTGATTGTATTCTGATCCATGCTTAAATATAGTAAGAGGATTTATTCTTCTTCCATCAAAGATGGGCGTTCTGTTATTTCATGGTACTTGATCACATCTTTTGCGTAGTAATGTACCACCATGCTTTTGCGTGTGAGCAAAGGATTTGCAACAGGCGTTCCGCCATGAATCAGGTTTGCATGCCAAATGAGTACATCGCCTTTCTTCGGAAGAAATACTTCTTTCGGAAAATGATTCTGCGAAAGAATTTCTTCCGTAACATCTTCGTAATCGCTGTACTGTTTGTTGCCCAGTTTCAGCCTTGTGCTGTAATTTTCAAATTCATCATTCAGAAGGTAAGGGAGTTTATGACTGCCGGGATAATAAAACAATGGTCCGCTGTCAGGATGAATATCTTCCAATGCGATCCAGGCTGCGATTAAATAACCCAACGGATACGTAGTCATGTGAATACTATCGCTGTGCGCACGCTGACCGCTGCCTTTTACAAAATTGAGTGTTTGAAAAGGGAGCACTTCTTTGTCCAACACAAACGAAAGTAATTTCTTCAACCCTTCATCCTGCATCATCTGTTTAATAACAGGAGAATGTTTATATCCATGCATCACTTTATTGTCATGTGTAATGGGCAAGTGCTTTTGGTTGATGAGTTCATCAACAGCTTTATTCACTTCATCAACCTGTTCAATGCTGAAATACCGGTTAAGGTGGAGAAATCCTTTGCTGCTCCAACCGATCAATTGTTGCTGTACATCGGGTGTAAAATATTGAAAGCTATGTTTGGTTGATACAACATTTGCCGAATCGTTTACGTCTAACCATGCCCTGGATGTTTTATCAGGAAAATCTTTACTGCTGATGGAGTCAAACAAAGGTTTATGCACATCGTATTTCTTATACGCATCCTTGTTGTGCTGCAGTTGTTTTGCGTGAAGCAGGTTATAGAGCCAGTGAAGAGGTTTGTAATCTTTCAGTTTATCCTTCAGCTTCATGCTCATTGGTTGAATCGGATGATTTCTTCTACATATACACGGTCATTACTGAGCCTTGGTACTTTGTGCTGACCACCCATTTTCCCTTTGCTTTGTAACCAACGGTGAAAGGTTCCTTTTTTTACCGGTTGAATAAATGGCAAACGCAAAGCAATATTTTTATGACGCTTGGCTTCGTAATCGCTGTTCAGATTTTTTAATGCTGTGTCGAGTTCGTAAACAAAATCATTTAAGCCAACGGGATATTTCTCAAACTCGATCAACCATTCGTGTGCTCCATTGCTGCCGTGGCTGAAATAAATCGGTGCAGCGGTATATTCATTTACAATGGCACCTGTCTGTTCGCAGGCAATGGCAATGGCTTTATCCGTATTATCAACCATCAACTCTTCACCAAATGCATTGATGAAGTGTTTGATGCGTCCGCTTACTTTAATACGGAAAGGTCGAAGAGAAGTAAACTGAACTGTATCACCCACAATATATCGCCATAAACCGCCATTGGTACTGATCACCAATGCATAATTTTTATTTAACTCTACTTTGCTTAAACCGATCGTGTTTGGGAATGGTTTACCATATTCTTCTAATGGCATGAACTCATAAAAAATTCCATGATCTGCAAACAGCAACATACCCTCTTCACCAGGATGATCCTGTGCCGCAAAGAAACCTTCGCTGGCATTGTACATTTCCAGGTAATTAATTGATTTGCCAATGATCTTTTCAAACTGCTCACGGTATGGAACAAACGATACACCACCATGCATGAACAACTCTAGCTCCGGCCATACTTCAGCAATGGTTTGTTTACCGGTTAATTCTAAAATCCGGCGGAATAAAACCATATTCCATGTTGGGACTCCTGAAATAGAAGTAACGTTTTCTTTAATGGTTGTTTCGGCAAGTTTTTCGATCTTGCTTTCCCATTCATCCATCAACAACACACTCAGCTCAGGTGTGCGAATCCAGTTGGTCCAGAAAGGAGCATTCTGCATCAGCACCGCACTCAAATCGCCAAACTGTATTTCTTCATTAAATGGCGAAATGTTGTGGCTGCCGCCAATTACCAATCCTTTACCTGTTAACAGATCTGAACCGGGGAAATTGTTATAGTAAAGTGTAAGCACATCTTTGCTGGCCTTGAAATGCCCATCTTTCATGCTCTCATCACTAACGGGAATGAATTTGCTTTTATCACTGGTGGTACCACTACTTTTGGCAAACCAGGTAACAGGTGTTGGCCACAGCACATTTTCTTCGCCCTGCATCATTCGTTCAATGTAGGGTTTGATATCATCGTATTCATGAACCGGAACAGTATTCTTGAAATCACGCAGGTTAAACAGCTTCGCAAATTTATACTGGTGACCAAACTGTGTGTATTGTGCCGTGGTAACAAGATCCTGCAATACTTCACGCTGAGCTGCCACCGGATTATTCATCCAGCTTTCGATCCTCCACATACGAAGGCGTGCAAGTCTTGATATTGCAGGGCTAAGCAGTCTCATGTTTCGGCAAGATAAAAAAAGTTAATCGACTTCTGCTAACTGAAATGGTTATTCAGGTTGTGAACTATTGGCCGCTTCTTCGTGCAGATAATCTTTCCGCTTCAGTTCAAAATTGCGGCCCAGGTATAAACGACGTACCTGCTCATCTTCGGCCAGCTCTTCAGCCGTACCATGTTTAAAGATCTTTCCTTCTATCAACAGGTAAGCACGGTCGCAGATCGATAAGGTTTCAGTTACGTTATGATCAGTAATAAGGATACCGATATTGCGGTATTTCAGTTTGGCAACAATGGCCTGGATGTCTTCCACAGCGATAGGGTCAACACCGGCAAAAGGCTCATCCAGCAAAATAAACTTCGGATCAACAGCCAGGGCACGGGCAATTTCAGTTCGGCGTCGCTCACCACCACTCAACGAATCACCTTTGTTCTTACGTACGTGATGCAAACGAAACTCGCTCAGCAGATCTTCCAGTTTTTCACGCTGTTCATCTTTACTCAGCTTCGTCATTTCCAACACAGCCGCAATATTCTCTTCCACCGATAGCTTGCGGAACACGCTGGCTTCCTGCGGCAAATAACCAATGCCTAATTGCGCCCGTTTGTACATGGCCATATTGGTAATGTTCTCATCGTTGAGAAACACTTCACCTTCATCGGGCTTCACAAAGCCTACCACCATGTAAAAGGTAGTTGTTTTACCGGCGCCATTTGGCCCAAGCAAACCAACGATTTCACCCTGTTTCACTTCAATGCTCACTTTATTGGCAACCGTGCGGGTGCGATAACGCTTTACAAGTTCAGATGTATGGATAGTTAAACTCAAAGCAAAAAATTGTAGTGGCGAAAATACCGCATTCCCGTTAATAGCAACCCTTTCATTCCCTTTTAAAATGTGAAAGTAACGGTGAAACATTGTTTGATTAAGAGCCACTCCTGTTATATGTTTGCAGGAAGTTTTTTTTTGATACCGGCTTTGGTTCCTTGTGGCATCGTCCCTTGCGTCGCAATCCCTGCCCGTCCGGTCAGGCGGGCTTTCATCGCCAATGCAGCATTGAGCAGGAAACAGCAGCAGCCAAAATAAACCAATCGACAAATGAAAGTAACCGAACATATAGCACAGGCAAAAGATACGCTTGTTTCTTTTGAGATACTTCCACCATTGAAAGGGAAGACCATTAATTCTATTTTCGATCATCTTGATCCGTTGATGGAGTTTAAACCATCCTGGATCAATGTTACGTATCACCGTGCCGAGCAGGTGTTTAAAAAGAAACCCGATGGTACGTTTGAAAAAGTGGAAGTCCGGAAGCGTCCCGGTACAGTTGGTATTTGTGCGGCTTTGCAGAATCATTACAATCTTGATGCGGTTCCGCATCTTATCTGTGGCGGTTTTTCCAAACGTGAAACAGAAGATGCGTTGATCGATCTCAATTTTATCGGTGTACAGAATGTGTTGGTGCTTCGTGGCGATGCAGCTAAGAACGAAACATTTTTTGAACCGCACCCCGATGGTCATCGTTTGGCAATTGATCTCCTGAAACAAACGATCAACCTCAATCATGGTATTTATCTCGAAGAAGATATCCGTGATGGTTTCCGCACCGATTTTTGCGCAGGTGTGGCAGGTTATCCTGAGAAACATTTTGAAACACCCAACCAGGAAATTGAAATGCAACGCCTGAAAGATAAAGTGGATGCAGGTGCTGAATATATTATGACGCAGATGTTTTTCGACAACAGCAAATTCTTTGCGTTTGTTAAGCAATGCCGTGAAATGGGAATTGAAGTTCCCATCATCCCGGGCTTGAAACCATTAACAAGCAAGAAACAACTATCGGTTATTCCACGTACGTTTCATGTTGATATTCCAACAGAGTTGAGTAATGAAATGATGCGGGCTAAAACAGATGATGATTGTAAGAAAGTAGGAACAGATTGGCTCATTCAGCAGTCAAAAGAATTGAAAGAGTTTGGTGTGCCGGTATTACACTATTACACACTCGGCAGCCCGAAAGTGATTTATAATGTGGTGAAGAATGTGTTGTAACTAAAGATAACCTCTTCAAACATCTCTGAAAGCCTTGCATTGCAGGTCTTTTTATTTACTGTTAAAGGTTATAGTTAACGTGGCTGTAATAGCTGTAGCAGCAGGCACAAACCTGCAAATACCTCCTACACAAAATAGGCCTGCCCGTTGTCTTCCGTATGCTACTGAAAACCTGCTGCCGTTTTTGGTAAAGCTTCCGCCAATATTCGGATAATGTGTATTCGTAACATCGTAATTATAAAGATCACTCACATAAAAACTAAAAGATGGCGCAAAGTTGAACTCTGTTACTGCTGCTGCCCAGTTGCCATTGTCATCCTGCGTAAACAAGTGTTGCAGTTCGAACCTGAATGATTTTTTTGCTGCATACTTATAAGTTGTATTCAATACAACAATATTAGCAGTGATGTTATCATAAATACCTCCTTCAACTACTGATTTGTTGTAAAACAAATTATGATAAGCAAGAACACTGCTCAGCTTGTTATCCCATTTCTTTTTCCATTCAATACTCAGGTCACGGAAATATGCATTATCGCCTATACTGAAAATGTTATTTTTTGTTTGCAAAGATCGGTAGTGTGAAAAGTTAATGCCAATGCGTGAAGGTTTCTTTACGTTCTTGCCAATAGTGTAATAGATATCTGCCTGCCCTCCAATTTCTCCTTGCGCCTGTGCATTATAAACATAAATGTTTGTGGTTAAATAATCATGCGGACGTGTAAGTGCAGGAATAAAATTTACCGGTACAGAGGTGGCAATTGCATCACGCTCACCACGAAAATCCATATTGCTTATGCTGCGCAAAGTAAGATTCAAACCAAACTTACCGGCGGCAACAGAACCGTTTACCAATAATGCTCTT is part of the Lacibacter sediminis genome and harbors:
- the lptB gene encoding LPS export ABC transporter ATP-binding protein, which gives rise to MSLTIHTSELVKRYRTRTVANKVSIEVKQGEIVGLLGPNGAGKTTTFYMVVGFVKPDEGEVFLNDENITNMAMYKRAQLGIGYLPQEASVFRKLSVEENIAAVLEMTKLSKDEQREKLEDLLSEFRLHHVRKNKGDSLSGGERRRTEIARALAVDPKFILLDEPFAGVDPIAVEDIQAIVAKLKYRNIGILITDHNVTETLSICDRAYLLIEGKIFKHGTAEELAEDEQVRRLYLGRNFELKRKDYLHEEAANSSQPE
- a CDS encoding methylenetetrahydrofolate reductase — encoded protein: MKVTEHIAQAKDTLVSFEILPPLKGKTINSIFDHLDPLMEFKPSWINVTYHRAEQVFKKKPDGTFEKVEVRKRPGTVGICAALQNHYNLDAVPHLICGGFSKRETEDALIDLNFIGVQNVLVLRGDAAKNETFFEPHPDGHRLAIDLLKQTINLNHGIYLEEDIRDGFRTDFCAGVAGYPEKHFETPNQEIEMQRLKDKVDAGAEYIMTQMFFDNSKFFAFVKQCREMGIEVPIIPGLKPLTSKKQLSVIPRTFHVDIPTELSNEMMRAKTDDDCKKVGTDWLIQQSKELKEFGVPVLHYYTLGSPKVIYNVVKNVL
- a CDS encoding DUF6029 family protein, yielding MKNCLIILYCVMSLSAFTQTTDRGHLSGSFDSYTQFYQKDEKINAILPQDKVGSNNFLKLDYTYKGFSAGVQFESYLPSIAGYPFNINESKLINRYFKYTAKKISVQVGDFYEQFGSGLIYRSWENRQIGINNALEGINVQVTPVSFLHVKIISGKQRKIFDRANSVVRGADATIDFSKLSKKENPKARIEAGFSYVSRYQQYTGPDVDFPATVRAAAARLSISGANASFGLEYVQKGKDPSINNNQDLGNGRALLVNGSVAAGKFGLNLTLRSISNMDFRGERDAIATSVPVNFIPALTRPHDYLTTNIYVYNAQAQGEIGGQADIYYTIGKNVKKPSRIGINFSHYRSLQTKNNIFSIGDNAYFRDLSIEWKKKWDNKLSSVLAYHNLFYNKSVVEGGIYDNITANIVVLNTTYKYAAKKSFRFELQHLFTQDDNGNWAAAVTEFNFAPSFSFYVSDLYNYDVTNTHYPNIGGSFTKNGSRFSVAYGRQRAGLFCVGGICRFVPAATAITATLTITFNSK